The genomic DNA CAAAGCCTCACGAATAGCACGACAAACATTTTCGGCAGTTTTTTCCGTCAGGGCTTTGCTACCACGAGATACAAGTAGTTTGATAAAAACCAACATTGGTGGTTGAATCTGACCATAAAGACTCAAGCCATGAATTGTTAAACCATAAGCTGCTAGGACACCAAAAATATCACTGAGAAGAAAGGACTGATTGCGGTATGCAAAATGCAGAGCGCTTTTGCTGCCTTCCGATTTTATCTCTATTACAGCCCGTTTAGTTTTATATAAACGGTATGCTAGACGTAAATTTTGCAGCTGAATTTCACTGCTAACAAATTGTTCATAAAATTGTGGAAACGCACGATTAAAGCGTTTCAGGAGTTCCAATGTCGAGGATTTTAGACCAGAAGTCATGGTTGGAGGTGAGACTTGCTTGCTTTTTTAACACTAAGCTAAAAACTGTGTTACGCACTAATTCGCTTTGATATTTATTCGTTTGCGAGGCTTGATCATTGCTTTTACCTAATTATGGAAATAGGACAATAAGTTAGATATCATACCAGTTAATAACTGAAATTATACATAATTGACTTTTGTGACCTATTAAATCCGCCAGGTCATCAGATTTGCGATGAAGATTTTTACTTAGTTTACTTGCAATATTTCCATAAAAACACCTTAGTCTCTTGATTTATCAAGACTGTACGTTTATTCAGGCAGCTATAGATGAATTCGATATTCTTACTATTTAAAGGATTTTTTGTTAAGATTGTTGTTTGTATTAGTTGCGTTTAATAATGCTTGTTAGTTTAGCAAGTCTCAAATACATTTTTTATGAAATTGAGGCAAGATAAAGCTAAAAGCAGATATTTAGATAACTAAATTGTTTCTAGTGTATGGTTTGAATACCAAAAATATAATCCGATGTGGCCATATTCAGCCATTGATGATATATTTTTAGTTGGTGGATTTATTGCCAGTTGAAGTGTTAATGTGATAACTGTGGATTTGAATGTCACAGACGCGTAAACGCAACTACAAATCTATTAAAATCTGCCAGCTAGGCAGTTTCAACCTGTGGACTTGGTAGTGCCTACACTTCCAAGGTGAAGCAAAAACTAAACGTATCTCTGAAGCATTCGCGTAGCGTGGCGCAGGGATAGCTCAAAGTAGATTTGAGTAGGTTATATATAACGGAAACTCACAGTTAATCCGTTAGGTTTTAACCTTAAAAGGCTAAAAATAGTTGACTATATTTCTAGTAGCTATTTATATAGAAATGTAATTAATTCAATTATGTTACCCGAACCGCGCTGGCATGGGTTTTTGGAAAACTTGGTTTACTAGTTCTGAATCTGTAGCGACAAACAAAGCAGCCGCTTTTGAAGAGTTAAAAAAAAGTAATAGGGGTAACTCTAGTGCCGAAGGCGATAGCATCGTGTTTAGCACTGAACGAGAAATTGACCTTTATGAACTTGAAGAACTCTGTGATGCGGTTGGCTGGTCACGTCGTCCTCTGAGAAAAGTAAAAAAGGCCATTGAACACAGTTTTCTCGTAGCCTCGATGTGGCAAATACGAGGGAATAAAAAACGTTTAATTGGTTTTGCTCGTGCTACCTCAGATCACGCCTTTAATGCCACCATTTGGGATGTGGTAGTCCACCCAGACTTTCAAGGTCAAGGAATGGGCAAAGCTTTGATGAAATATGTTCTGAAAAAACTTAGAAGTGAAGAAATTAGCAATGTAACTCTGTTTGCTGATCCCCATGTTGTAGATTTTTACCGAACTATGGGTTTTATGCCAGATCCAGAAGGTATCAAAGGGATGTTTTGGTATCCCCAATGATGCTAAGTTTGTAAAGACTATTAGTGTCTACCATTATTTTGTGAAATTTTGACTTTGTTTGCCATGGTGTGTCTATAGGTTTACAGATGATTGATTGCCTGCAATTTTACTAAACTTCAACAGGTTTAGTTTCGGTAAGCAGGAAAATTATTTTTTAACCATGATTAATTTTTTTAGTCCAAAGCCTTTTCAAAATGTTTTTTGTATGATATACTAATAGATATGTTTAAAGCACAGAAAACTTGCTGATAAGAGCGAGTTTAACGGGATGTAGCGCAGCTTGGTAGCGCGCCTGCTTTGGGAGCAGGATGCCGCAGGTTCAAATCCTGTCATCCCGACTTTATTTATAAAATAAAATATATGTATATCGTGTATGTAGCTTTAAGTTATTTAATCCATAAAATAACTTGATAGAAACTGTATGTATCCAACAAGATATTGATAATGTCAGCAAAGGGGAATAGTGGAATTTTTGTATATTTGAAGTCGGTGAATTTGAGCGATTATGATTGGAACGATTGATGAATTTCTAGCGTCCTCTGAATTAAATAAGAAAAATCACAGAATAGTATTTTTTTGATTAAGAGTCCTGGATGTCAAGTTCCATCGGAGGAAAAATATATTAGACTAAGACAGAATTTAGTAGTAAATAACAAGAGAAAATTCAAAACAATTCCATATATCCATAGCATTCCTATTTGATTTGTAAATGGTGGATACAATAGACAATAGTAAACAGGGATTCGGATAACAGGTAATTGATTTTGAAAGGATCATTTAAGATTGCTATGGACACTGTAAGTGATTGAGATTGACATATCTAATGACTTGCCACATAATTAAAGCTAATATTACCTGTATAAAATCAAACCTTTTACTGATTGTCTAGGTTAATTCAATTATTAATATTTAGTTGAGGAATAGTAATGAAGTCATTGTTAGTACGTTGGGGTTTAACACTAGGTTTAGTGGGTAGTACCCTGTTTAGTAGTGTTACCGCTTTTAATCTTCCTGTACTGGCATTAACAGAACAACAAGTCAAGGAAAAGTTGGATTCAGTACCTGTTTATTTGATTACTAACGATCAAGGTTTACCTCTGAGTCGTACTCTCCCTGCAAAAAATGGACAGCAATCTGCATCTGTAACGGGTGTCTACATGAGTCGTCAGGAAGCTGAGAAGTTTATCCAAGATTTGCGGAAAGCTAAAAATAAAAATCCTAAACTGGAGGAGATGGCTAGAAAGTTACAAGTAACTGCTGTCCCATTAGGAGTTATTTATCAACAGTTACAACAAACGAAGAATCAGCAAAACCGACTATTGTTTGCTTTTAAACCAGTAGATCAAGAAATTCAGGGAGCTTTAACTTTACTGAAAGCGAGTGGTCAAAAAATAGATCAAGAAAAGTTTAAGTCTAGTGTACCTGTTTTTGCGGTGCGATTTTCACCAGACAAAGGTTATGTACCTATTCAAATGGGTGAGAAGAAAGAGCAAATGATTCCTTTGTTCTTGAGTAAAAAAGATGCACAAAGTTTGTTGAGCAAGGTAAAACCTAAGTTCCCCACAGCTGATATTCAGGTGATAGATGTAAATGGGGTGATCCAAACCTTAAAGGACAAAAATGATTCTTGGTTAACTCAGGTAGTTTTAGTTCCATCCGCAGAGTCGAGGGAATACATCAGAACTCTACCTAAGAAATAAGGCTGAATGTCTACAAAAGTTTATGTTCTAGGTAGGACTAAGTATGACTAAGCAACAGCCAAAGATGGTTTCTGGTTCAGAGCTTTGGCAATGGCGCAATGTTGCGGTTCAAAGTGCGATCGCCCACAATATTCCATGCTTAGAAGTAGATTGGCTGTTACAAGAAATAGCTGGTTTAGATAAATTAGCATTGCGTTTGGAGTCATTCAAAACATTGACTCAGATTGAGATGCGGTTTTCTCTAAAAGAACTAAACCAGTTATGGGAAAAACGCTTACATGAACGCTTACCCATACAGTATATTGCTGGTGTTACCCCTTGGCGCAAGTTTCAACTTACTGTTTCTGATGCGGTTTTGATTCCTAGGCCGGAAACAGAAACTTTGATTGATTTGGCTGTAGCTGCTGCCCAAACTAATGGTTTACAATCAGGGAATTGGGCAGACTTGGGGACTGGCAGTGGTGCGATCGCTCTGGGTTTAGCTGAACTATTGACAAATGCCACAATTTATGCTGTAGATTGTAGTCCAGAAGCCTTGGCTGTTGCTCAAACAAATGCGAAAAATTTGGGTTTTGATGAAAGGATTAAATTTTATCAGGGTGCTTGGTGGCAACCCTTAGAACTCTTGCAAGGAAAGTTTGCGGGGATGGTCTCAAATCCCCCCTACATTCCCAGCGAAACTGTGTTAACCCTACAACCGGAAGTAGTTAACCATGAACCCCATTTAGCTTTAGATGGTGGTGTTGATGGTTTAGATTGTATTCGTCATTTAATTGCAGTGTCTCCTGCTTATTTACAGACTGGGGGAATTTGGTTAATTGAAATGATGGACGGACAAGCGGATGCGGTGAGACAATTGTTAGAAAATAACGGTAAATATCGTGATATTTCCATCCATGCTGATTTAGCAGGTATAGAAAGATTTGCACTCACTTATATTAAGTAGGACTTAAATTAATCGCTAATTCCTATTCTTATCTATCATTCTAAATCAAATGCCAGGAACCAGATTTGAACTGGTGACACGAGGATTTTCAGTCCTCTGCTCTACCAACTGAGCTATCCCGGCTTGTGGTTTTCTTTTTCTCACCACGATTACTAAATTTAGCAAAAGAAACAGAATTCGTCAAGGGGTTTTCTTAAAAAAATTTTATGCTGCTTTTAGCCTTAACTTTACCCAAGTGAAAACAATGATGAAAACGAGGAACTGTACTAGGACAATACCCGGTCCAGAAGCCAGCTTAAAAGCACCAGAAATTATCATTCCTACCACGCTGCTACTAGAACCAATAATGACCGACAAAATCAGAAATCGCCTAAAATGGTGACTCATTAATTTAGCGGTGGAAGCAGGAATAACTAAAAAGGCGTTTACCAATAAAACCCCAACGGCTTTAATGGCTACTGCTACAGCTAGAGATAGTAAGATTACGAACCCATAGCGATATAATTGCACAGGTATACCTTGGACTTGGGCAACATCTGGGTTAAGGGTTAATAGAATTTGCTGTTGCAGAGTTGATAGTAAAAAAGCGCTGCTACCTAAAAGTACCAATACGGTCAAAATTAAATCAGTGGTGTCAATAGCGAGAATATCGCCAAACAGTACAGCCATTAAATTACCCCGATACCCCGTAATCATTCTGGCCAGAATAATACCTATGGCTAATGCTCCTGATAGGACTATACTAAGGATGCTATCACTAGCTAAATCTGTGTTGTCAATTAGGTAAAGGACAATTACACCAAAAATTAATGTAAAGGGTAACAACATCCAGGTAGGGTTGATACCTAGTAAAACACCTAATGTTACACCTACAAGTGCGGCATGACTAACAGCATGACTAAAAAATGACAACTGTCTAAGAGTGACAAAGCTGCCCAATAAGCCACCTAGTATTCCCATTAATACAGCACCAATGATTGCACGTTGCATAAAAGGGAATTGTAATAAGTTTACTAACTCCAGAAGATTAGTAATCACTAAAAATTTACTGTGAATATTAATCAATGAGTCCATATTTTTTAGATTTAATTAGATTTAAAATTATTTTCATCTATTTTGAAAAAATTTTATTAAAAAATATTATTTTTATTTTCATCATGATTGACTATTGAATTTTAATAAATTTGAAAAATATGTTTACATTTACTTAAATTTACAAAATTTCTTGTCTATCTATATAACTTGATTTACAAAAAACCATGATTCAATCTAATCCACGTCTTACTTTAGAACATAATATTCTTGAAACAAATTCCCATGAATTAATCAGTACGGAAAAAGCCCAACGGATGGCAGAGTTTTTTAGCTTTTTGGGAGATGCTAACCGCTTGAGAGTTCTTTCTTTATTAGCTAATCAAGAATTTTGTGTGAGTGATTTAGCTGCTTTGCTAGATATGAGTGAATCTGCTGTTTCTCATCAATTAAGGAATTTACGGGCTATGCGTTTAGTTAGTTATCGCAAACAGGGAAGAAATGTTTTTTATCGTCTTCATGATAGTCATATTTTCCATCTGTATCAAGCGGTTGCTGAACACATAGATGAAAAAGATTAATAATCAGGTGACAGGTGACAGGTGACAGGTGACAGGTGACAGGTAACAGAGAATATTTAAAATAATTACGAATTACGTGCCTCTTGCTCCCTTCGGGAGAGCTTCGCTAACAGAGGAGTTTCACTAACGCGCAGCGTTTCCAAAGGTAAGATTACGAATTATTTAATGTTCATGTTGATAACGACTAAAACCTGGCCCATAAGTTGCTAGGAGATTTTGGGGTGAGAGGGCTATTTCTGGATGACCGGAACATACTAAAGTTTGATTGAGACAGAGGACGCGATCGCAATGACGGTTTACCATATCTATATCATGGGAAACTTGTAAAACTGTCCATCCCTCTTCTCGTTTTAACTCATTGAGTAAAGCATAAAAATCAGCCGCACCTTGAATATCAACCCCTGCAAAAGCTTCATCTAATACTAATAATTTTCGGGGTGTGACTAAACAGTAAGCTAATAATACTCTTTTTAGTTGACCACCGCTAAGAGTGCCAATGGCTTGATTTCTGAGATGATAAGCGTCTGTACGTTGTAAAGCTGCTTTGACTGCGGTTGATTTTTCTTGTTGATTTTGCAAAAAGTAGGACAATAAATTTTTATTCTTACCTGTTCCCTGTTTCCTGTTACCTATTCCTAGTTCTACTAATTCTTTGACAGAAATAGGAAAAGTACGATCAAAAATAAAGTTTTGTGGCATATAACCTAGTTGGTTACGTAAATTTCCTAATCGGGACATGGGACGACCAAAAATTTCAATTCTTCCAGAATGACGAGGAATTAAATCTAAAATTGCTTTAACTAAGGTACTTTTACCAGCGCCATTTGGTCCAACTATAGCTGTATCTGTTCCTGGAAATAATTCAAAGGAAACATCACGTAAAGCGAGAAAGTTTCCTTGGTAGACAGTCAAACCTTCTACTTTTAATATTGGTAATTCTATTGATTCTTGATCTTCCTTCATCTGCATTAACTGAATCTAAACATGAATAGACAAATAATTGACTGTTGATTATTGATTATTAATTTTTAATTACGTTCGTTCGCTCAGTGTGCCGGATGCACTATTTCAAATTGTGAATTATGAATTATTTACATCCTGCTGACAAATTTTCTAAATTACTTTTCATTGCTTGAAAATAATACTGGGGATTTTTTTCCCCATTCTCTAAAGAATTGAGAGGATATAAAGTTAAATTCAAATCTTGAGAAAGGCTATTCAGTAATTTATTGTCTACTCCTGGTTCACTAAATAAGGCTTTCACTTTGTACTTTTTGACTGCGTTGATAGCTGTTTGTACATCTGTTGGTGAAAGCTGATCTTCAGGAAGTTCTACTACTGCAATTTGCTGGAGTTGATAACGTTTAGCCAGATGGATAAAGGCATCATGGAAAGTGATAAATGTGCAGTTTGGTGTTTTTTTCAAAGTCTGCTGAAAGTCATTATTAAGATTTTCTAATTCCTGAATATAAGCCGCAGCATTAGTTTGATAAATGTCTTTATTTTCAGGATCAGCAACAATTAAACTATCCCGAATATTGATAACTTGTTGTTTAGCAAATACAGGATCTAGCCAAACATGGGGGTTTCCTTGGGAGTGTTCATGTTTATGATTATGATCCTTTTCTGTTTTTTCCCCTGCTGTAACGATATCATCATCTATAACTTTAATACCTTTACTGGCATCAATTTCTACTAATTGCGAATTTTCGGCATTTTTAACTGTATCTGTGAGAAATTCTTCCATGCCTAGGCCATTTTTTACTAAAATCTTGGCTGTGGCGATCGCTCTGACATTATCTGGTGTAGCTTGGTAATCATGTACATCTGTTCCTGGAGGTACTAAAATCTCCACATTTGCTACATCCCCAGCTACAGCTTTGGTAAATAAATACACTGGCAAAAATGTCGTTAAGATTTGAGTTTTTTCGGATTTATTGACCAATGACTGCGTAGCATTGTCATCAGTATTTTCCCTGGCTTGGGTACATCCAGCCACAATTGACGACACAAATAGGGAGAAAATAAGTATAATCCATTTTTTTAAAGGGTTTAAACCGTTTTTTTTGATTTTATCTCTCTGTTTATTGTGCATAATCCAGAATACTTACTTTATTGACATCAATACCTTGACTAATAATCATACTCAGATTATACATTAACATAAGAATTATTATCATTCTCTCTAGCTGTTGGTAACAAAACTATCAAGATTTACAAGATTCTTTGGTTTAAGTAGTATAGATTACATTTTTTCTAAAAATACTACCTTAATATTGTTTTTTTCAAGTGCTAAGAATTTTTAACCATGTAGTTAAAAGATTTGTTGACTGCTAGTATATTGAGAATATTTCTTAATAAACTGTGTTAAAACCAAGGTTAAGAAACTTCTCTGTATGGTTGTAAAAAGTAAGTAAATGGGTGTGTGGAACAATGTCTAAAATATCGAATAATCTGTCTATTCCAGCAGTTTGTGGTGTAATGCTATGTTTGAATACATCAGTTTTGGCAGGAGAAACACCAGGGAACACAGAAGCGAATGAAGCTTTAGCTGTTTCTAGCCTGGAAAAAATTAATCATAATTATCAACAAAATTTAATATCACAAGTTACATCGGTATCTCAATTTTCCGATGTTCAGCCTACAGACTGGGCGTTTCAAGCTTTACAGTCCTTGGTAGAACGTTATGGGTGTATAGCAGGTTATCCCAACGGTACATATCGTGGAAATCGCGCATTAACAAGATATGAGTTTGCAGCCGGTTTAAATGCTTGCTTAGATCGAGTCAATGAATTAATTGCCACAGCGACGGCTGATATGGTATCAAAACAAGATTTAGCTACATTGCAAAGACTACAGGAAGATTTTTCTGCCGAACTAGCAACCCTACGGGGAAGAGTAGATGCTGTAGAAGCGAGAACCGCTGAATTAGAAGCAAATCAATTTTCTACTACCAGTAAACTCCAGGGTCAAGTTGTAGGCGTTGTCAGTGATGTTTTAGCAGGTGACAACGATACTAACAGTAGTACAACCTTTGGCGCACGGGCTAGAATTGAATTTGTTAGTAGTTTTACTGGTCAAGATACGCTATTCACTAGGATAGAAAGTAATAATATCAATAGTCCTGATCTGGGGACACCTGAAGGTAACTTATTTTTTGCTGGTAGTGATGGAACTAACAACGCTTACTTGGGTACATTGTGGTACAAATTTCCCGTAGGCAAGAAAACACAAGTAATTGCGATCGCTGAAGGTGGTGCAGCAGACGACGTTACCAGTACAGTTAATATTTTTGATGGGGATGGGGCGTTTGGTGCTTTGTCTACCTTTGGTACACGCAACCCCATCTATGGACAAATAGGTGGTGCGGGTTTGGGTGTGACTCATCAGTTTAGTAACGCATTAGGAGTAAGTTTAGGATATTTAAGTGGTACAGCTAATGATCCGAGTGCCAAAAGTGGTTTATTTGATGGACCCTATGGTGCTTTGGCACAGTTGACAGTCAGACCAAGCGATCGCATTACTTTGGGTTTAACGTATATCAATTCCTACAATACATCACTAGCAACAGGTAGCACCACTGCCACCTTTGATGGTGTTACCGAGGCATTTTCCAGTAATTCCTATGGTGTGCAAGCATCTATTGGTATTAGTGAAAAATTTGTTGTCGGTGGTTGGGCGGGATATACCAACAGTAAAGTGTTAACAGGTGCAAAAGGAGATGTAGATATTTGGAACTATGCGGTTACGCTTGGTTTTCCCGACTTGGGTAAAAAAGGTAACTTGGCTGGTATTATCCTGGGTATGGAACCAAAAGTTACTAACTCTACCGCCGCCGTAGTAGCTGAAGATGCTAATACCTCATATCACGTAGAGGCATTTTATCAATATCGAGTCAGTGAAAATATCACCATTACCCCTGGAGTTATTTGGTTAACAGCACCAAACCATAACAATAATAATAATGATGTAGTTATTGGGGCGCTGAGAACTACTTTTAGTTTTTAAGGTTTAAAATCACTATAACGTGGAAAAAAGACCAGCCTCCCACAGCTGGTCTCACAATAAAAAACGTTGTTCGTGTTGTCTTCTCAATAGAGTCAAAACCAAATTGCGCGTTCCCAAAATGCAACGGGCAACTTTTCTTAACAAGATTGTAACAGCCAGTACAGATTTTTCATGTAAAATTCTCAAAAAATATCCGCCCCCAGTTAAGTAATTCTTTATATTTCTAGGCAGATGAGGAAGATCCGTCAAGGTCTAAAAGTCAGGAATTTATGACTTATAGCAGGAGTCAGGAGAATGAAAAAAGAATTTTCTATTCCCTATTCCCTCTTAACTGTCACCTGTCACCTGTCACCTGTCACCTGTCACCTGTCACCTATTATTCCTGGTTTTCCCCAAATAATCGTTTCTTGTTTGTAAATTACCAATCCTGGTTTTGCACCTTTGGGTTTGTAGACTCGGTTGGGTTGGGTGTAAACCACTGGTACTTGTTCACTTTGACGGCCGCGACTAAAGTAAGCTGCAATGTTAGCCGTGTATTCTAAGTCTGCTTCCTCAGCAACTGTACCGGGTTCAAGTCTTAGTAAAACATGACTTCCAGGAATTTCTTGGGCGTGAAACCACAAGTCATAATCTCCCGCTACCCGAAATGTGAGATAGTCATTTTGGTTATTGTTGCGACCAATTAAGACTTCAAAACCGCTGGGGGTGCGATAACGATGAAAGTTGGTACTTGCGGTTTCGGTGATGCTGCGGCGACGATATTCTAAATCTTCTAAATATTTTTGTTCAATTAATTCATCCCGAATTTCTTCTAAAGCTTGTAAATCATCTGCTGTTTGGTAATTGTCTATTTGAGAAATGGCAGCTTCTACTTGTTCTAAATAGTCAATTTCTGACTGTACTTCTAATAGTAAGGGTTCTACTGCTGCACGGGCGCGTTTGAGTTTTTGATGTTGTTTATAAAGCTTTTGGGCGTTTTGGACAGCGTTTTTATCTGGTTGTAGGGTAATGGCAACTGGTTTACCTGTTTCAAAATCTTCTAAAATGATTTCTTTCATCCCCGGTTGCCAGTTGTGCAAATGTGCCATTAATAGATCAGCTTTCTGGCGATATTCATCTGCTTGATCTGACTGTTGTAACCTGTCTTTAAAAGTTTTTGCTTTAGTACCTAGTTTACCCAGAATGTTATTTAATTTCTGAGTTAATTGATGGCGCAGTTGGGAAAATAACTGTTGATTTAATTGATCGGTGTAATATTGATTCAGTAATTCTTGGATATTTTTGGCTGGTGCTGTTTCACCCCAACCCATGACAGTATAGCCATTTTCAATCCAGCTAGGTTGGAATTTACCAACTTCTAAAGTTTGTAACCATTCTTGCCAATGTGCAAATAGTCTATCCCAGTCATCAGTAGTTAAAGTATCAGTATTGGTTTCTGGTGATATATTAGCTGCCAGCAACATTGAGGTAAGTAGAGAACTACTTAAACCGCTATAACTTTTTAGTAGTTGCTTTTTAACTGCACCTGGGACTAAACTTACCCTTTCTTGCCAGCGGGTTTGTGATTCATTGAGATTAGGTATAGTTCCCGTCAGTTTCGGTGGTGTTTCGTAGGGTTGTCCGGTTTGGATAGGACGAACGCTAGATTGCTGTTGACTAACTTGATGGGCAGCGGTGATAATTTCGTTGTTAGCATCGGTGAGGATGGCATTACTATATTTACCCATGACTTCAACGTACAGGTGATAAAGTGCTGCTTCTCCAGGACGACGGGCAAATTTTAAATCAACTACTCGTTCCCAAGGGGCGATAAAATCTATAGCTATTAAGGCTAAACCACCTAATTGATGGATCAGTTGTTGACTGAAGGTGAATGTATCTGGTGTGCGTGGTGGTGGTTCGGCTATACAAATTCTGGTGGCTTGGGGATGCCATGATATATCTAGCCAGTCCCGCTGTTTCATGGTTCGCAAGGCTATGGTAATAGTATAGCGATCGCGCTGGTAAACTTGTTCTGTGCGTGCTGGTAGCCAGTTAGCGCGGAGTTCGCTGCAAGTTGCGATGAGGGTGGTAAAGTCAACGGGTTGCAAAATAATTAATTATTAATAATCTGGTTTTTAGGTTTAGGCTATTCAGAATTATAGAACTTAGGCAGGAAACACGGAAGAAAGAACCACGTTCGCGTAGCGTGCCGAAGGCATAGGAACGAAGGACACAAAGGGAAGAAGGTTTTGTGGGCTTATTTGTTAGCTTCCACACCCACCATGAAATGAATTTCATGGCTAATAACCTAAGTAAACTAAAGTTCACTAAAAATTTTACCGTTTATTTTAGTCATCTTTAGATGACTTTTGCTATGAGACTGGGAATTCATTCCCAGTCGGGTGATGTTTTTATGTTAATTTACCGTCAGTCAGCATTGCGCTTTACAGGGTATTTACTGCCAGGGTGAAGGAATAGGTGTGGTTGACAAGACTTTATCTGCCATTAACCTTAAACCTGTTTTATCACAACTGGGGCAGGTAATTTCTAGAAACTGGGATGAGGTGACATCTACTTCACTCAAAATACCTTGTTTACAGTGCCAGCATTCAAATATCACTCTACTTACTGGTTGATTACAGTCTAATATCTTGATGTGTTGTGAGGGGGTGGGTTGACTTTCTATTTTTCTAGGTTTGGGGAATTTTTTGATTTCTTGAACTTCCATTGTTGTACCTGCTTGAGTCTCTATCCACTTTAGCCTTTAGGTTGGGAGTTATCACAGGTGGAGTCATCTGTTGTTGCACTGAATGGAGAAAAAGGATTTTATTGTTAACTGCATTTTTGCTAGTGTAATGATATCACCCAATTACTTATGTAACATTGTTCAGAAATATTTGATAGTAATTTTGCTAGGTTGTTATTAATCCAAGTTTCAGAACCTTTATTGACGCTGATTTATGAATAAATCAAATCACAAGTTAAATAAAAATAAATCAACCAAAGGTAATTGAAAATGCCCACCCAACTAAGCGAACTGCAAAAAATAACAGAACTGGTTATCTCTTGGGAAGCATTACCAAATGATTTTCACCTAGAGGATGAACCAGTGGAAAATACAGGACAACCTATATTAGCAGGTGCATTAAGAGAAAGTTTAGAAATAGCAGGTTTCATCCAACCACAAATGTTAATAGCTTCTAACTTTGGACTTTGTGCTACAGTCAATAACCAAATTATTGTCAAAGCACCAGACTGGTTATATATTCCCTCAGTGAAAGAGATTTTACCAGAAAGAAGAAGCTATACACCCAATTTAGAAGGGGATATACCCGCAGTCATAATGGAATTTTTATCCCATACTGAATGTGGAGAATATTCCTTTAAACGCACTTATCCCCCTGGCAAATGGTTTTTTTATGAACAAATTTTAAAAGTTCCAGTTTACATAATTTTCGATCCTGAAAATGGATTATTAGAATTTTATCAATTAGAAAATGAACGATATCAACTCAAACAACCAGATGAAAATGGTCGTCATTGGGTTGATAGTATGGGCTTATTTTTAGGAACTTGGCAAGGCACAAAAGAAGGTAGAACAGGTTATTGGTTAAGATGGTGGGATAAAGATGGGAACTTATTACTTTGGGCAGTAGAAAAAATTGACAAAGAACGTCAAGAAAAAGAAAAATTGAT from Okeanomitos corallinicola TIOX110 includes the following:
- a CDS encoding zinc ABC transporter substrate-binding protein → MHNKQRDKIKKNGLNPLKKWIILIFSLFVSSIVAGCTQARENTDDNATQSLVNKSEKTQILTTFLPVYLFTKAVAGDVANVEILVPPGTDVHDYQATPDNVRAIATAKILVKNGLGMEEFLTDTVKNAENSQLVEIDASKGIKVIDDDIVTAGEKTEKDHNHKHEHSQGNPHVWLDPVFAKQQVINIRDSLIVADPENKDIYQTNAAAYIQELENLNNDFQQTLKKTPNCTFITFHDAFIHLAKRYQLQQIAVVELPEDQLSPTDVQTAINAVKKYKVKALFSEPGVDNKLLNSLSQDLNLTLYPLNSLENGEKNPQYYFQAMKSNLENLSAGCK
- a CDS encoding metal ABC transporter permease, with translation MDSLINIHSKFLVITNLLELVNLLQFPFMQRAIIGAVLMGILGGLLGSFVTLRQLSFFSHAVSHAALVGVTLGVLLGINPTWMLLPFTLIFGVIVLYLIDNTDLASDSILSIVLSGALAIGIILARMITGYRGNLMAVLFGDILAIDTTDLILTVLVLLGSSAFLLSTLQQQILLTLNPDVAQVQGIPVQLYRYGFVILLSLAVAVAIKAVGVLLVNAFLVIPASTAKLMSHHFRRFLILSVIIGSSSSVVGMIISGAFKLASGPGIVLVQFLVFIIVFTWVKLRLKAA
- a CDS encoding Tic22 family protein, encoding MKSLLVRWGLTLGLVGSTLFSSVTAFNLPVLALTEQQVKEKLDSVPVYLITNDQGLPLSRTLPAKNGQQSASVTGVYMSRQEAEKFIQDLRKAKNKNPKLEEMARKLQVTAVPLGVIYQQLQQTKNQQNRLLFAFKPVDQEIQGALTLLKASGQKIDQEKFKSSVPVFAVRFSPDKGYVPIQMGEKKEQMIPLFLSKKDAQSLLSKVKPKFPTADIQVIDVNGVIQTLKDKNDSWLTQVVLVPSAESREYIRTLPKK
- a CDS encoding GNAT family N-acetyltransferase; amino-acid sequence: MGFWKTWFTSSESVATNKAAAFEELKKSNRGNSSAEGDSIVFSTEREIDLYELEELCDAVGWSRRPLRKVKKAIEHSFLVASMWQIRGNKKRLIGFARATSDHAFNATIWDVVVHPDFQGQGMGKALMKYVLKKLRSEEISNVTLFADPHVVDFYRTMGFMPDPEGIKGMFWYPQ
- the prmC gene encoding peptide chain release factor N(5)-glutamine methyltransferase, yielding MTKQQPKMVSGSELWQWRNVAVQSAIAHNIPCLEVDWLLQEIAGLDKLALRLESFKTLTQIEMRFSLKELNQLWEKRLHERLPIQYIAGVTPWRKFQLTVSDAVLIPRPETETLIDLAVAAAQTNGLQSGNWADLGTGSGAIALGLAELLTNATIYAVDCSPEALAVAQTNAKNLGFDERIKFYQGAWWQPLELLQGKFAGMVSNPPYIPSETVLTLQPEVVNHEPHLALDGGVDGLDCIRHLIAVSPAYLQTGGIWLIEMMDGQADAVRQLLENNGKYRDISIHADLAGIERFALTYIK
- a CDS encoding metalloregulator ArsR/SmtB family transcription factor, producing the protein MIQSNPRLTLEHNILETNSHELISTEKAQRMAEFFSFLGDANRLRVLSLLANQEFCVSDLAALLDMSESAVSHQLRNLRAMRLVSYRKQGRNVFYRLHDSHIFHLYQAVAEHIDEKD
- a CDS encoding metal ABC transporter ATP-binding protein — protein: MKEDQESIELPILKVEGLTVYQGNFLALRDVSFELFPGTDTAIVGPNGAGKSTLVKAILDLIPRHSGRIEIFGRPMSRLGNLRNQLGYMPQNFIFDRTFPISVKELVELGIGNRKQGTGKNKNLLSYFLQNQQEKSTAVKAALQRTDAYHLRNQAIGTLSGGQLKRVLLAYCLVTPRKLLVLDEAFAGVDIQGAADFYALLNELKREEGWTVLQVSHDIDMVNRHCDRVLCLNQTLVCSGHPEIALSPQNLLATYGPGFSRYQHEH